The Styela clava chromosome 10, kaStyClav1.hap1.2, whole genome shotgun sequence genome window below encodes:
- the LOC120337706 gene encoding cytochrome P450 1A1-like, translating to MYFLPHVLSAFAGSFRLSFAFTAILLLVRYILRRSKKLKLPPGPRGLPIIGNILQLGPNPHLTMTEFAKKYGSVYRLKLGSRMVIVVNGKDAIKQALVKQSGDFISRPEMHSTKYICDGHSVAFASMPVDEHKRYRKLIVDALSDFALKKVRPDENNNKFAARPKSIVEQIIKEEISNLSNRLIKSQKENGSKEEEHGVITSDDEMTGTFNNIAWTTCNIFCSFMFGERYAPGDSQIKFVIDSSNEFSKFQSASSISDMMPWVRKIYPGILKNFIAVSKKFYDFMHDNIKTHMENFDQVYGQENVSHEPKNVLDGLIMKCRKYKNNPLFKDEHIMNTSIDLMGAGFDTVAKALMWIFVYASVFEDAQEKIKHEIDSFIGRNKKNPSFADRHELPYTNAFIHEVLRHSSFVPFTIPHAVTRDNVRLLGYDLPRGTIVFINQWSINHEELTWNSPDHFRPERFLDADGEFRKEIGDQVVLFGMGRRICPGRLLAKIEMFLYTTEIIRNCKLSMHPDHPGLPATEYALTMRPETGKMIVEPR from the exons ATGTATTTCCTTCCACATGTCTTGTCCGCATTCGCCGGTTCTTTCCGGCTATCGTTTGCTTTCACCGCCATTTTGTTGCTTGTGCGGTACATCTTGCGTCGCAGCAAGAAACTCAAGCTCCCGCCAGGTCCCAGGGGATTGCCAATCATCGGAAACATACTTCAACTTGGGCCGAATCCACATCTCACTATGACTGAGTTTGCCAAGAAGTACGGATCCGTATATCGTCTCAAACTCGGTTCCAGAATGGTCATTGTGGTAAATGGTAAAGATGCTATCAAGCAAGCCTTGGTAAAACAATCTGGAGATTTTATTTCAAGACCTGAAATGCACTCAACTAAATACATATGCGATGGTCACAGCGTTGCATTCGCTTCAATGCCGGTAGACGAACACAAAAGATATCGAAAGTTAATCGTTGATGCTCTCAGTGACTTTGCCCTGAAAAAGGTCAGGCCTGacgaaaacaacaacaaatttgCAGCAAGGCCTAAGTCAATAGTGGAGCAGATTATCAAAGAAGAAATATCTAATCTTTCTAACAGACTAATAAAATCACAGAAGGAAAATGGATCAAAAGAGGAAGAGCACGGTGTTATTACATCAGATGATGAAATGACTGGTACATTTAATAACATCGCATGGACGACGTGCAACATATTCTGCTCTTTCATGTTTGGCGAACG TTATGCACCAGGTGATTCACAGATAAAGTTTGTGATTGACAGCTCCAATGAATTCAGCAAATTTCAATCCGCATCGTCAATATCAGACATGATGCCATGGGTCAGAAAGATTTATCCCGGAATACTGAAAAACTTCATTGccgtttcaaaaaaattttatga CTTCATGCACGATAATATCAAAACTCATATGGAAAATTTTGATCAAGTTTATGGCCAGGAAAATGTTTCACATGAACCGAAAAATGTGCTGGACGGATTGATTATGAAATGTaggaaatacaaaaataatccTCTCTTCAAGGACGAGCACATTATGAACAcg TCAATTGATCTGATGGGTGCTGGATTTGACACCGTAGCAAAAGCTCTGATGTGGATTTTCGTTTACGCATCCGTGTTTGAAGATGCTCAAGAAAAAATAAAGCATGAAATTGATTCGTTTATTGGCCGAAACAAAAAGAATCCGAG CTTTGCTGATCGACACGAGCTTCCATACACAAATGCATTTATCCACGAAGTATTGCGTCATTCATCGTTCGTTCCTTTCACAATACCTCATGCAGTGACCCGTGACAACGTCCGCCTACTTGGATATGACCTTCCTCGTGGAACTATCGTATTTATAAACCAATGGTCAATTAATCATGAGGAGTTGACTTGGAATAGTCCAGACCATTTCCG ACCAGAGAGATTTCTGGATGCAGACGGTGAGTTTCGTAAGGAAATCGGCGATCAAGTTGTCTTGTTTGGTATGGGAAGAAGAATTTGCCCAGGAAGATTACTCGCAAAGATAGAAATGTTTCTTTATACAACCGAAATCATAAGAAATTGTAAACTATCAATGCATCCCGACCATCCCGGACTACCAGCGACTGAGTACGCTTTGACAATGAGGCCTGAAACGGGAAAAATGATTGTTGAGCCACGATGA